The following proteins are encoded in a genomic region of Cricetulus griseus strain 17A/GY chromosome 7, alternate assembly CriGri-PICRH-1.0, whole genome shotgun sequence:
- the LOC100754962 gene encoding keratin, type I cytoskeletal 12 isoform X3, giving the protein MSLSVRTSALSRRSSSQSGGAARPWGASASSVAGSYGGMASGLGVGCGGLLSAASMFGCGSGFSGGSTCSLPGLGTAYGGPLGGGFGGLGIGGNSGGGSLCVFSDNDGGLLSGSEKETMKNLNDRLASYLGKVRALEEANAELENKIREWYETRRTGDSGPQSDYSKYYPLIEELKNKIISASVGNAQVILQIDNARLAAEDFRVKYENELALRQTVEADINGLRRVLDELTLARADLEAQTENLTEELAYMKKNHEEELQSFQAGAPGDINVEMDAAPGVDLTKVLNEMRAQYEAMADQNRKDAEAWFLEKSGELRKEISSNTEQLQSSKSEITDLRRMMQNLEIELQSQLAMKKSLENSLAETEGGYCCQLSQVQQLIGNLEEQLQQLRADAERQNADHQRLLGVKARLEMEIETYRQLLDGEAQGDGFDESLLLTASKSQTPSVDSSKDPNKTRKIKTVVQEIVNGEVVSSQVQELEEAI; this is encoded by the exons ATGTCGCTTTCAGTCCGCACCTCTGCACTGTCCAGGAGGTCATCCTCTCAGAGTGGGGGGGCAGCAAGACCTTGGGGAGCATCTGCTTCTAGTGTTGCAGGCAGCTATGGAGGAATGGCCTCCGGCCTTGGAGTTGGCTGTGGGGGGCTCCTTTCTGCTGCTTCCATGTTTGGCTGTGGCTCTGGCTTTAGTGGTGGCTCTACATGCTCTTTACCAGGGCTTGGCACTGCCTACGGGGGACCTCTGGGAGGTGGCTTCGGAGGACTGGGAATAGGGGGAAACTCAGGTGGTGGTTCTCTGTGCGTCTTCTCTGACAATGATGGAGGGCTTCTTTCTGGTTctgaaaaagaaaccatgaaaaaTCTGAACGATAGACTAGCTTCCTATCTGGGTAAGGTTCGCGCTCTAGAGGAGGCTAATGCGGAACTGGAAAACAAAATTCGAGAGTGGTACGAAACGCGACGCACTGGAGACTCCGGGCCCCAGAGTGATTACAGTAAATATTACCCACTGATTGAAGAGTTAAAGAATAAG ATCATTTCTGCCAGCGTTGGGAATGCCCAGGTCATCCTGCAGATTGACAACGCAAGGCTGGCTGCTGAGGACTTCAGGGTGAA GTATGAGAATGAGCTGGCCCTGCGCCAGACCGTGGAGGCCGACATCAACGGGCTTCGAAGGGTACTGGATGAGCTGACCCTGGCCAGAGCCGACCTGGAGGCACAGACAGAAAACCTGACTGAGGAGCTGGCCTATATGAAGAAGAACCATGAGGAG GAACTCCAAAGTTTCCAGGCAGGTGCGCCAGGTGATATCAATGTAGAAATGGACGCCGCACCTGGAGTGGACCTCACCAAAGTCCTCAATGAAATGAGGGCCCAGTATGAAGCCATGGCTGACCAAAACCGGAAAGACGCAGAAGCCTGGTTCCTTGAAAAG AGCGGAGAGCTCAGAAAAGAGATCAGCAGCAACACGGAGCAGCTTCAGTCCAGCAAGAGCGAGATCACCGACCTGAGGCGCATGATGCAGAacctggagattgaactccaATCCCAGCTCGCCATG AAGAAATCCCTGGAAAACTCACTGGCTGAAACCGAGGGTGGTTACTGCTGCCAGCTGTCTCAGGTGCAACAGCTTATAGGCAACCTGGAGGAGCAACTCCAACAGCTGCGGGCAGATGCAGAGCGCCAGAACGCTGACCACCAGCGGCTGCTGGGCGTCAAGGCCCGCCTGGAGATGGAGATTGAGACCTAccgccagctgctggatggagaGGCCCAAGG CGACGGTTTTGATGAAAGTTTACTCCTC